One window of the Staphylococcus equorum genome contains the following:
- a CDS encoding MBL fold metallo-hydrolase — protein sequence MNITHVRNATLIVEYADKKFLIDPMLGEKGSFPPFPNAPRDNQNNPLVELPMSINEIITGVDAVILTHLHLDHFDEASQKSLPIDIKIYTQNSEDAEEVKNVGFTDVEALEDTNQIGDIQVIKTSGQHGRGDIVKIAGKVCGLIFQHDNEKSLYIAGDTVWYEEVEKTLRTFNPEIIVVNSGDNQFNEGGSLVMDENDIYEVAKLMPSSEIIVVHMEAVNHWNLSREYLKQFAKEKQFSSQLKVPNDGDKYTF from the coding sequence ATGAATATAACTCATGTAAGAAATGCGACACTTATTGTTGAATACGCAGATAAAAAATTTCTAATAGATCCAATGTTGGGAGAAAAAGGATCATTCCCACCATTTCCAAATGCACCTAGAGATAATCAAAATAATCCTTTAGTTGAATTACCTATGTCAATAAATGAAATCATTACAGGTGTAGATGCAGTCATTTTGACCCATTTACATTTAGATCATTTCGATGAAGCGTCTCAAAAATCATTACCTATAGATATTAAAATTTACACACAGAACAGTGAAGACGCTGAAGAAGTAAAAAATGTTGGGTTCACAGATGTTGAAGCTTTAGAAGATACAAATCAAATCGGAGATATTCAAGTGATTAAAACATCAGGTCAACACGGTCGTGGTGATATAGTGAAAATTGCAGGTAAAGTGTGTGGTTTGATATTTCAACATGATAATGAAAAATCATTATACATTGCTGGGGATACAGTTTGGTATGAAGAAGTTGAAAAAACTTTAAGAACTTTTAACCCTGAAATCATAGTTGTTAATAGTGGAGATAACCAATTTAATGAAGGCGGTTCGTTGGTTATGGATGAAAATGATATTTATGAAGTTGCTAAATTAATGCCATCATCTGAGATCATCGTTGTTCATATGGAAGCTGTAAATCATTGGAACCTTTCAAGAGAGTATTTAAAGCAATTCGCAAAAGAAAAACAATTTTCTTCACAACTTAAAGTACCAAACGATGGGGATAAATATACTTTTTAA
- a CDS encoding alpha/beta fold hydrolase, with amino-acid sequence MSQEARDALAIVRAMKIEKVLLFANSGGAAIGLKLIEDYPEVIAGEFLHEPAIMKVLPDAEKWDEYVDFVYNTYKEKGPFAAMKEFSNSLVGFNPAGSENDVIDDKDGMIANSLEYFFAHEYAHISSETPDLEKIKKDNLPLVFMAGADSKDAYYARTARVLAEKLDKPYVTVPGNHVSFTTKKKYEMVEALRDVLNNTILK; translated from the coding sequence GTGTCACAAGAGGCTAGAGATGCCCTTGCTATCGTTCGTGCTATGAAAATTGAAAAAGTATTGTTATTTGCGAACAGTGGTGGGGCCGCTATTGGTTTGAAACTCATTGAAGATTATCCGGAGGTTATTGCTGGTGAGTTTTTACATGAACCAGCGATTATGAAAGTTTTACCAGATGCTGAGAAGTGGGATGAATATGTTGATTTCGTTTATAACACTTATAAAGAAAAGGGACCTTTTGCTGCAATGAAAGAATTCAGTAACTCACTTGTTGGTTTTAATCCTGCAGGAAGCGAAAACGATGTAATTGATGATAAAGATGGGATGATTGCAAACTCGCTTGAATATTTTTTTGCACACGAATATGCCCATATTTCGAGTGAAACACCAGATTTAGAAAAAATAAAAAAAGACAATTTGCCCCTCGTATTTATGGCTGGCGCAGACAGTAAAGATGCTTATTATGCGAGAACAGCTCGGGTACTTGCTGAAAAGCTAGATAAACCTTATGTTACTGTACCAGGGAACCACGTTTCATTCACAACAAAGAAAAAATATGAGATGGTAGAAGCATTGAGAGATGTTTTAAATAACACAATATTAAAATAG
- a CDS encoding nitroreductase family protein has protein sequence MNETINLLKNHSSIRNFENKAIPEEQINEIFEAANQTSSFSLLQAVTIIRVTDKSIRKKIMKHGLLEN, from the coding sequence ATGAATGAAACAATAAACTTATTAAAAAATCATAGTTCGATAAGAAATTTTGAAAATAAAGCGATACCTGAGGAACAAATTAATGAAATATTTGAAGCTGCAAACCAAACTTCTTCTTTCAGTTTGTTGCAAGCTGTAACTATTATTCGCGTGACTGATAAATCCATACGCAAAAAAATAATGAAGCATGGATTATTAGAAAATTAA
- a CDS encoding SGNH/GDSL hydrolase family protein — translation MNKLRTILQTTGTLISLIKNTPNIIKGNKDEFGPNESYLDKNSNLNNKRILFLGSSITYGAAAKGNSFVAFLNKEYGVDTIKEAQSGTTLAGKQKSSYVERLKSNVSADNKLDAFVCQLSTNDARFNKPIGSISDSYSINDFDTETIIGAIEFIISYIKENWDCPIVFYTCIRDKDPYYEFLINKLLEIKNKWDIHIIDVWGDKIINKLAKDDKTMMADDAHPTQKGYRYLYTPIFSEKLNDILND, via the coding sequence ATGAATAAACTCAGAACAATTTTGCAGACGACAGGCACATTAATCTCTTTAATCAAAAATACACCGAATATAATTAAAGGTAACAAAGATGAATTTGGACCAAATGAAAGTTATTTAGATAAAAACAGTAATTTGAATAATAAAAGAATATTGTTTTTAGGTTCTTCAATTACTTATGGTGCTGCAGCTAAAGGTAATTCATTTGTAGCATTTTTAAATAAAGAATATGGTGTGGATACAATTAAAGAAGCTCAATCAGGTACAACACTAGCTGGTAAACAAAAATCAAGTTATGTAGAAAGATTAAAAAGCAATGTTTCTGCAGATAACAAATTAGATGCCTTTGTATGTCAGTTATCTACAAATGACGCAAGATTCAACAAGCCTATAGGATCAATTAGTGACTCTTATAGTATTAATGATTTTGATACGGAAACAATCATAGGTGCCATCGAATTTATTATTTCATATATTAAAGAAAATTGGGATTGTCCTATTGTATTTTATACTTGTATACGTGATAAAGACCCTTATTATGAATTTTTGATTAACAAACTATTAGAAATAAAAAATAAATGGGATATCCATATTATTGATGTATGGGGAGACAAAATAATAAACAAACTAGCTAAAGATGATAAAACGATGATGGCAGATGATGCCCATCCAACACAAAAGGGTTACCGATATTTGTATACACCAATATTCTCTGAAAAGCTTAATGATATATTAAATGATTAA
- a CDS encoding M23 family metallopeptidase, translated as MSNNIIYNIEKKDYKKLYNFFNDNLKNNIKKRTVKKILNSYVKRNTEHYLYKKIDLQFSTQYVFFDKSYQGGMSFTLNSDNLIEYILFKPFNIEDNGKDTQLQYSMPIDKTWFVVWGGHNELLNYHYPYINQRYAYDLVIRKDDRSYIGNGGDNNDYFAFNQKIFSPQEGVIVDIQNNERDNIPGEMTKKNPLGNYVVIRHMENEYSLIAHFKNQSIIVEPGDIVKKGQLLGNCGNSGNSTEPHIHFQLMDSPTLFNDCRSLKINFSSADIPIQGDLVNWNS; from the coding sequence GTGTCTAATAACATTATATATAATATTGAAAAAAAAGATTATAAAAAATTGTACAATTTTTTTAATGACAATCTTAAGAATAATATAAAAAAAAGAACTGTAAAAAAAATATTGAACTCTTACGTAAAAAGAAATACTGAACATTACTTGTACAAAAAAATAGATTTACAATTTTCTACGCAATATGTGTTTTTTGATAAATCATATCAAGGAGGAATGAGCTTCACACTTAATTCAGATAATTTAATTGAATATATTCTCTTTAAGCCTTTTAATATCGAGGACAATGGTAAAGATACTCAACTTCAATATTCGATGCCTATAGATAAAACATGGTTTGTTGTTTGGGGGGGGCATAATGAATTACTGAATTATCATTATCCTTACATAAATCAACGATATGCATATGATTTGGTTATAAGAAAAGATGACAGAAGTTATATAGGAAACGGTGGGGATAACAATGATTATTTTGCATTTAATCAAAAGATCTTCTCCCCACAAGAAGGAGTCATAGTGGACATCCAAAATAATGAAAGGGATAATATACCTGGTGAAATGACAAAAAAAAATCCATTAGGCAATTATGTTGTTATTCGGCATATGGAAAACGAATATAGCCTAATAGCGCATTTTAAAAACCAATCTATAATAGTAGAGCCAGGAGATATAGTAAAAAAGGGGCAATTATTAGGAAATTGTGGGAATTCAGGAAATTCTACAGAGCCACATATACATTTTCAGTTGATGGACAGCCCAACCTTATTTAATGATTGTCGTTCTCTTAAGATTAATTTTTCTAGCGCAGATATACCAATACAAGGTGATTTAGTAAACTGGAATAGTTAA
- the yidC gene encoding membrane protein insertase YidC: protein MHKKKIMLLLLTSLITLSGCDYSKSENKDGFFYSTFAVPMDNLLHWLGSIFDNNYGLSIITIVLIVRLIMLPFMLAQSKNGHFMRKKMDIVKPEMTKIQEKIKNANTQEDKMTANQEMMQKYKAYGMNPMKTMLGCLPLLIQMPVLFGLYVSLKWPSSGGLTEHANFLWFNLTQPDIWITIIAGILYIIQPLINLENMPKEQRSMGYMMAIISPIFIMYISITSASALGLYWTINAAFLIVQMFFSNKYYSKLAKEEANQLEKKIQSNKTVIKDSL from the coding sequence ATACATAAGAAAAAGATAATGCTATTACTATTAACATCATTAATCACTTTATCCGGTTGTGATTATTCAAAATCAGAAAATAAAGATGGTTTTTTCTATAGTACATTTGCAGTACCTATGGATAATCTTTTACATTGGTTAGGTTCAATATTTGATAATAACTATGGTTTATCAATCATTACAATCGTACTGATTGTTAGACTCATCATGTTGCCATTTATGTTAGCTCAATCTAAAAATGGACATTTCATGCGTAAGAAGATGGATATCGTAAAACCAGAAATGACTAAAATACAAGAAAAAATTAAAAATGCCAACACTCAAGAAGACAAAATGACTGCAAATCAAGAAATGATGCAAAAATATAAAGCTTATGGCATGAATCCTATGAAAACGATGCTTGGATGCCTACCTTTACTTATACAAATGCCCGTCTTATTTGGGCTATATGTTTCACTAAAATGGCCCTCAAGTGGTGGTTTAACCGAGCATGCCAATTTTCTTTGGTTTAATTTAACACAGCCTGATATTTGGATTACTATAATCGCTGGTATTCTATACATCATCCAACCACTAATAAATCTTGAAAACATGCCAAAAGAACAACGTTCGATGGGTTACATGATGGCAATCATCTCTCCAATATTTATCATGTATATATCAATCACATCAGCTTCCGCCTTGGGATTGTATTGGACAATTAATGCTGCATTTTTAATCGTTCAAATGTTCTTTTCGAATAAGTATTATTCTAAATTAGCGAAAGAAGAAGCTAATCAGTTAGAGAAAAAAATTCAAAGTAACAAAACAGTGATTAAAGATTCTTTATAG
- a CDS encoding helix-turn-helix domain-containing protein, whose product MIQIAKTIKKERLRRGMTQEALAEYLNTTKTTISKWENASLYPDITMLPKLAKVFNISVDDLLDYSTTMTDEEIKKISISLSKMINHTSYPEYLATVREYYITHCNEFKFLNSLLGILLNNILYCENELQLKETASLTHEIIKTTEDNSDSIHLKKHAQGYKTLLYMFEGDYSSVIENTPDFDLKIGENATLAIAYLQKDNISKAKNVIQTDMYQSLMIFMHDFALMLSRDLHSVSIESLELKLYHLNQAFNVDYLYPHLSINCYYQFALYYVEKSDSRAIDYLKNYCKCFDYLVSDFVYQKDDFFNEIDEWLDTLPLGERLPANYENTLSVMYSLVSENEHFNTLENFKYIKKDLLRIYNKKDESN is encoded by the coding sequence ATGATCCAAATAGCAAAGACAATTAAAAAAGAACGATTAAGACGAGGAATGACCCAAGAAGCATTAGCTGAATATCTTAATACGACGAAAACAACTATTTCCAAATGGGAAAACGCATCACTTTATCCTGATATTACAATGCTTCCTAAATTAGCAAAAGTATTTAATATTTCAGTTGATGATTTGCTCGATTATAGTACTACAATGACTGATGAAGAAATTAAAAAAATATCTATATCACTATCTAAAATGATTAATCACACAAGTTATCCTGAATATTTAGCTACTGTGAGAGAATATTATATTACGCATTGTAATGAATTTAAATTTCTAAATTCGTTATTAGGCATTTTATTAAACAATATTTTATATTGCGAAAATGAATTGCAACTAAAGGAAACAGCCTCACTAACACATGAAATTATTAAGACTACAGAGGATAATTCAGACTCAATTCATTTAAAAAAACATGCACAAGGATACAAAACATTGCTATATATGTTTGAAGGTGATTACTCTTCTGTTATAGAAAACACACCAGATTTTGATTTGAAAATCGGAGAAAATGCGACATTAGCCATAGCTTATTTGCAAAAAGATAATATTTCAAAAGCTAAAAATGTAATCCAAACGGATATGTATCAATCTTTAATGATTTTCATGCATGATTTTGCTTTGATGCTTTCACGTGACTTACATTCTGTTTCTATAGAATCGTTAGAATTGAAACTTTACCATTTAAATCAAGCTTTTAACGTGGATTACTTATACCCACATCTAAGTATTAATTGTTATTATCAATTCGCCTTATATTACGTCGAGAAGTCTGATAGTCGTGCTATTGATTATTTAAAAAATTACTGCAAATGCTTTGATTATTTAGTCAGTGATTTTGTATATCAAAAAGATGATTTCTTTAATGAAATTGATGAATGGTTAGATACACTACCCCTAGGAGAACGATTACCAGCTAATTACGAAAATACTTTGAGTGTTATGTATTCACTAGTTTCGGAAAACGAGCACTTTAATACTTTAGAAAATTTTAAATATATAAAGAAAGATTTGCTTAGAATTTATAACAAAAAGGATGAATCTAATTGA
- a CDS encoding ketoacyl-ACP synthase III, which yields MRSLAKITAQGSYVPEKVMNNQDFEKIVETSDEWIQQRTGIVERRITNEDEYTSDISYKAILDLQEKYQVDLKDVDMIVNATLTPDYKTPSVASYVQAKLGLKNAGALDINAACAGFAYGLNIANGLITSGQNKKVLVIGSETLSKITDYTDRNTCILFGDGAGAFLVEYSEEETSFIASSAGSDGDKGHNLYCSELSDAMFDEDLENPGYIVQNGRGVYKWAVGNVPKIIDETLNKADLNKDDLDWFAPHSANARMIESICDKAGIEKDKALMSLKYYGNTSSATIPLSIDLAVKENKLKKGDLILLVGFGGGLAYASTLIRWTI from the coding sequence ATGCGTTCACTTGCCAAAATAACTGCACAAGGTTCATATGTACCAGAAAAAGTTATGAATAATCAAGATTTTGAAAAAATTGTAGAGACTTCAGATGAATGGATACAACAAAGAACTGGCATTGTAGAAAGAAGAATTACAAATGAAGATGAGTATACAAGTGACATCAGCTATAAAGCAATTCTTGATCTACAAGAGAAATATCAAGTGGATTTAAAAGATGTAGATATGATTGTAAATGCAACATTAACGCCAGATTATAAAACGCCAAGTGTCGCATCTTACGTGCAAGCTAAACTAGGTTTGAAGAATGCAGGCGCACTAGATATTAACGCTGCATGTGCTGGATTTGCATATGGGCTTAATATAGCAAATGGACTCATTACTTCTGGACAAAATAAAAAAGTATTGGTTATCGGGTCAGAAACATTATCAAAAATTACTGACTACACGGATCGTAATACGTGTATATTATTTGGTGATGGGGCTGGTGCTTTTTTAGTAGAATATAGTGAAGAAGAAACAAGTTTTATAGCAAGTAGTGCTGGATCAGATGGTGATAAAGGACATAACTTATATTGCTCAGAATTGTCTGATGCAATGTTTGATGAGGATTTAGAAAATCCAGGTTATATTGTTCAAAATGGTCGCGGTGTTTATAAATGGGCAGTTGGTAATGTCCCAAAAATTATTGATGAGACTCTAAATAAAGCAGATCTCAATAAAGATGATTTAGATTGGTTTGCCCCACATAGTGCTAATGCTAGAATGATAGAATCAATTTGTGATAAAGCTGGTATAGAAAAAGATAAAGCGTTAATGAGCCTTAAATACTATGGCAATACTTCGTCTGCCACGATTCCTCTATCTATAGACTTAGCAGTTAAAGAGAATAAATTAAAAAAAGGCGATTTAATTCTATTAGTTGGGTTCGGCGGTGGTTTAGCTTACGCATCCACTTTAATCAGATGGACTATCTAG
- a CDS encoding ABC transporter permease — translation MNSIWFVLKEQLKNLYLIRRLAEFQLRISNKKNYLGMAWELINPTMQIAVFWFIFGLALRSNKIMEGVPFIYWLIVGISMWFFVNEGVLEGSKSITTKFNQVAKMNFPLSIIPSYVVFSKFYGHIFLLVIVMGVCFIGGYRPSIYTLQLFIYLFYALVLTNAIALLASTLSMLIRDIHLILQALMRMIFFVSSILYLPNNQIVGTVMQFNPIYFLAGGYRAAILHHEWYFITHWELALYNVFLFVIIFSLGSILHMRFRDRFADYM, via the coding sequence ATGAATTCAATATGGTTTGTATTAAAAGAACAATTGAAAAATTTATATTTAATAAGAAGATTAGCCGAATTTCAATTAAGAATTTCTAACAAAAAGAACTATTTAGGAATGGCTTGGGAATTAATTAACCCTACTATGCAAATTGCGGTTTTTTGGTTTATTTTTGGTTTAGCTCTAAGAAGTAATAAGATAATGGAGGGCGTCCCATTTATATATTGGCTCATTGTTGGGATCAGTATGTGGTTTTTCGTAAATGAAGGTGTCCTAGAAGGTAGTAAGTCCATTACTACAAAATTTAATCAAGTAGCTAAAATGAATTTCCCACTTTCTATTATTCCTAGTTATGTCGTTTTTAGTAAGTTCTATGGCCATATTTTTCTACTAGTGATTGTTATGGGTGTTTGTTTCATTGGGGGATATAGGCCCTCTATATATACTTTACAATTATTTATATACTTATTTTATGCGTTAGTTTTAACCAACGCTATAGCGTTATTAGCCTCAACATTAAGTATGTTAATTAGAGACATACATTTAATTCTACAAGCTTTAATGAGGATGATATTTTTCGTTTCTTCTATACTCTATTTACCAAATAATCAAATAGTTGGAACAGTCATGCAATTTAATCCTATATATTTTTTAGCTGGAGGATATAGGGCAGCCATATTGCATCACGAATGGTATTTTATTACGCATTGGGAACTAGCATTATACAATGTTTTCCTATTTGTTATAATCTTTAGTTTAGGATCAATATTACATATGCGCTTTAGAGATAGATTTGCCGATTATATGTAA
- a CDS encoding DinB family protein has translation MRDSLVHVAGCYHAWLGSFVLSEVSSPLITKEVIETMDIEDIQHYFNQADLYVDRVLEQFTGKIDETIEKELSWKMNSGLVRKTPQQLFIHSITHEFHHKEQIVAMLRLLGYTSDNTDILGLN, from the coding sequence ATCAGAGATTCTTTAGTGCATGTTGCAGGATGTTACCATGCTTGGCTCGGATCTTTTGTGCTTTCCGAAGTCTCTTCACCATTAATCACCAAAGAAGTCATTGAAACTATGGATATAGAAGATATACAGCACTATTTTAATCAAGCTGATTTATATGTTGATAGAGTTCTTGAGCAATTCACCGGAAAAATAGATGAAACGATTGAAAAAGAACTTTCATGGAAAATGAATAGTGGACTAGTGAGAAAAACACCACAACAATTATTTATTCATTCAATTACACATGAATTTCATCATAAGGAACAAATTGTAGCAATGTTACGCTTGCTTGGTTACACTTCTGACAATACAGATATACTAGGTTTAAATTAA
- a CDS encoding winged helix-turn-helix transcriptional regulator: MVKICNYGFDENVIEEHRDVYGIAYTQNILSGRYKNLIIWYLKESDYRFGEIKKFLTSISQGSLTKQLKELENDGLINRTVYAEVPPKVVYSLTNKGKALMPIIDMMEAYGREYGDI; the protein is encoded by the coding sequence ATGGTTAAAATATGTAATTATGGTTTTGATGAAAATGTTATAGAAGAACATCGAGATGTATATGGTATCGCTTATACCCAGAATATTTTATCAGGTCGTTATAAAAATTTAATTATATGGTATTTAAAAGAAAGTGATTATAGATTTGGAGAGATAAAGAAATTTTTAACAAGTATTTCTCAAGGTTCCTTAACGAAACAACTTAAAGAATTAGAAAATGATGGTCTTATTAATAGAACCGTTTATGCAGAAGTCCCGCCTAAAGTTGTGTATAGTTTAACAAACAAAGGTAAAGCTCTCATGCCAATTATAGATATGATGGAAGCCTATGGTAGAGAATACGGAGACATTTAA
- a CDS encoding aldo/keto reductase, translating into MKYRELGNTGMMISEVSFGTWAIGGAWGETNDEDALSALEYAIDQGVNFFDTADVYGDGHSEELLAKATAGKEDEIYIATKFCRQGDIADPQNYSYETVKSYCEDSLRRLNRDTIDLFQIHCPATEILKEGSVFDVLDQLKEEGLIRHYGVSVESVEEGLICLEYPNVASLQVIFNMFRQKPLEELIPKAYQQGVGIITRVPLASGLLTGKFTTKTQFAEDDHRKFNENGEAFNVGETFSGLGFQKGVELSDQLTWIKEGRPSMANAALRWILDAKEISCINPGFRNVTQVKQNLEALDTKSFTEDENLKIKNFYKEKVKDAIMGIY; encoded by the coding sequence ATGAAATATCGCGAGTTAGGTAATACAGGTATGATGATCAGTGAAGTTAGTTTTGGTACATGGGCAATAGGTGGTGCATGGGGTGAAACAAATGATGAAGATGCATTAAGTGCTTTAGAATATGCAATTGATCAAGGCGTGAATTTCTTTGATACAGCTGATGTTTATGGAGATGGTCATAGTGAAGAATTATTAGCTAAGGCGACTGCTGGCAAAGAAGATGAAATTTATATTGCAACAAAATTCTGTCGACAAGGGGATATTGCTGACCCACAAAATTATAGTTATGAAACGGTAAAGTCATACTGTGAAGATAGTCTTCGTCGATTAAACAGAGATACAATTGATTTGTTTCAAATCCATTGCCCTGCTACTGAAATTTTAAAAGAGGGTAGTGTCTTTGACGTATTAGACCAATTAAAAGAAGAAGGTCTCATAAGACATTATGGGGTGAGTGTTGAGTCAGTTGAAGAAGGTTTAATATGTTTAGAATATCCTAATGTAGCAAGCTTGCAGGTTATTTTTAATATGTTCCGCCAAAAACCATTAGAGGAATTAATTCCTAAAGCGTACCAACAAGGTGTAGGCATCATTACAAGAGTGCCACTTGCAAGTGGATTGTTGACAGGAAAATTTACAACGAAAACTCAATTTGCTGAAGACGATCATCGTAAATTTAATGAAAATGGCGAAGCTTTTAATGTAGGTGAAACATTTTCTGGACTAGGTTTTCAAAAAGGGGTCGAATTATCTGATCAACTAACATGGATTAAAGAAGGTCGTCCTTCCATGGCAAATGCAGCATTAAGATGGATTTTAGATGCTAAAGAAATATCTTGTATTAATCCAGGGTTTAGAAATGTGACACAAGTGAAACAAAATTTAGAGGCATTAGATACTAAATCTTTCACAGAGGACGAAAATTTAAAAATTAAAAACTTTTACAAAGAAAAAGTCAAAGATGCTATCATGGGTATTTATTAA
- a CDS encoding antibiotic biosynthesis monooxygenase family protein: MFIAQANFTASLEDRAILDNKVSHAKDDFSGYDGLIDVEIWKNETKSKISYSILSKWNEKKDFQAWVSRPAHVEEHKNMRKEAKENTKPTSIEKQIKQFELIDI, translated from the coding sequence ATGTTCATAGCACAAGCCAATTTTACAGCTTCTTTAGAAGATAGAGCGATTTTGGACAACAAAGTAAGCCATGCTAAAGATGATTTTTCAGGATATGATGGTTTAATAGACGTAGAAATTTGGAAAAACGAAACAAAATCTAAAATTTCATACTCTATCTTATCGAAATGGAATGAAAAAAAGGATTTCCAAGCATGGGTGTCACGTCCAGCACATGTTGAAGAACATAAAAATATGCGCAAGGAAGCAAAAGAAAATACTAAACCTACAAGTATTGAAAAACAAATAAAACAATTTGAGTTAATAGATATATAA
- a CDS encoding NAD(P)H-dependent flavin oxidoreductase: MKNRVTEIFNIEKPIIQGPLNSLTTPKFIASVSEAGGLGIMGPNAGDARVTRSPVETTERMRKEIKKIKQLTNKPFASTIMVSEDLTYVAYIVDMLIEEKVPVVLINGLLDEEIFTKLKDNNMKIIFRPITPTTENAKAAEAMGADVFVATGFDEGGTVPERVIGTFSIVPMIADVINIPVIAAGGIGDVRGVRASFSLGAEGVYVGSVLIPTYENPAAENVKQYIVDSKAEDLILFRTLPAYYRSLPGKLAKELEVMDKEGATNEELGQHMGAGRNMRLGMVEGDTENGYVSVGTGISPIKSIRSVKEVIDDLMQDFKPH; this comes from the coding sequence ATGAAAAACAGAGTGACTGAAATATTTAATATAGAAAAACCGATTATTCAAGGACCTTTGAATTCATTAACAACCCCTAAATTTATTGCCTCTGTAAGTGAAGCAGGTGGCTTAGGAATAATGGGACCTAATGCTGGTGATGCTAGAGTGACACGTTCGCCAGTTGAAACGACGGAGCGTATGAGAAAAGAAATTAAAAAAATTAAGCAACTCACAAATAAACCTTTTGCCTCAACAATTATGGTAAGTGAAGATCTTACTTACGTTGCGTATATTGTTGATATGCTTATTGAAGAAAAGGTACCAGTTGTATTGATCAATGGACTATTAGATGAAGAAATTTTTACTAAGTTAAAAGATAATAATATGAAAATTATATTCCGACCAATTACGCCAACAACTGAAAATGCGAAAGCTGCTGAAGCAATGGGTGCAGATGTATTTGTAGCAACTGGATTTGACGAGGGAGGAACAGTACCAGAACGTGTGATTGGCACTTTTTCCATTGTACCGATGATAGCAGATGTAATTAATATTCCAGTTATTGCTGCTGGAGGCATTGGTGATGTGAGAGGTGTTAGAGCTTCCTTTAGCTTAGGTGCTGAAGGGGTATATGTGGGTAGTGTCCTTATACCTACTTATGAAAACCCAGCTGCTGAAAATGTAAAACAGTACATTGTTGATTCAAAAGCTGAAGATTTAATTCTTTTCAGAACACTTCCAGCTTATTATCGTTCGCTACCAGGTAAATTAGCAAAAGAATTAGAAGTCATGGATAAAGAAGGCGCAACCAATGAAGAACTTGGACAACATATGGGTGCTGGAAGAAATATGAGACTTGGTATGGTTGAAGGAGATACAGAAAATGGTTATGTTTCTGTGGGTACGGGTATCAGTCCTATCAAATCTATCCGAAGTGTAAAAGAAGTTATTGATGATTTAATGCAAGATTTTAAACCACACTGA